One region of Methanobacterium sp. genomic DNA includes:
- a CDS encoding ATP-binding protein yields MKTGTDDLLDYILARLREGPRLAQDHIQRNGNKFKHRSAFFKLKKHVNNFLEGSYEKRFLIMPGLRGVGKTTLLFQIYDYLVNEKGVNQDRVLYVSADHLGEYLGGRIVDAVDVFISEVHQKTPVTLDEELFILIDEAQYDKKWSSAGKIFYDQSKKIFMIFTGSSALSLELNVDAVRRSEKESIFPLNFSEYLLLNHGVHAPKGTSASIRNLIFSGDVKDAPEIENKLMRNMLRLSRPLEKEWENYLYSGGFPFQIGLTRHDIHGRTFDMLSRVVEKDVSLIRSFRSDSRSSIFRILMHLAIQKAGKTSEGKLAKDIGISSALVKDILSILEKTHLIFHIKPFSGSGRTQVRKAWKYYFLSPSIKTSINFELGK; encoded by the coding sequence ATGAAAACAGGCACTGATGATCTTTTAGATTACATCCTGGCCAGATTAAGAGAAGGCCCAAGATTAGCTCAAGATCACATTCAAAGAAATGGAAATAAATTCAAACATAGAAGTGCTTTTTTTAAACTTAAAAAGCATGTTAATAACTTTCTTGAAGGCAGTTACGAAAAAAGATTTTTAATCATGCCTGGTTTAAGGGGTGTTGGAAAAACTACATTACTTTTCCAAATTTATGATTACCTAGTTAATGAAAAAGGTGTAAATCAGGATAGAGTGCTGTATGTTTCTGCTGATCATCTGGGGGAATATTTGGGTGGAAGAATTGTTGATGCAGTGGATGTTTTTATTAGTGAAGTTCATCAAAAAACCCCGGTAACTCTGGATGAAGAACTTTTTATTTTAATAGATGAAGCCCAATATGATAAAAAATGGTCAAGTGCTGGTAAAATATTTTATGACCAGAGTAAAAAGATTTTTATGATATTTACAGGTTCTTCAGCATTAAGTTTGGAATTAAATGTTGATGCGGTCAGAAGATCTGAAAAAGAATCAATATTTCCGTTAAATTTTTCAGAATATTTACTTTTAAATCATGGTGTACATGCTCCAAAAGGGACATCAGCTAGTATTAGGAATTTAATTTTTTCTGGTGATGTGAAAGATGCACCTGAAATAGAAAATAAGCTAATGAGGAATATGTTAAGATTATCAAGGCCACTTGAAAAGGAGTGGGAAAATTATCTGTACTCTGGGGGATTTCCCTTTCAGATTGGCTTAACCCGGCATGATATACATGGAAGAACTTTTGACATGTTGAGTCGTGTTGTAGAAAAAGATGTGTCTCTTATAAGGTCCTTTAGATCAGATAGTCGAAGTTCTATTTTTAGGATACTTATGCATCTGGCTATTCAAAAAGCGGGCAAAACATCTGAGGGTAAATTAGCCAAAGATATAGGAATTTCTTCTGCTTTGGTTAAAGACATCCTTTCAATTCTGGAAAAAACTCATTTGATATTTCATATTAAACCATTTTCTGGAAGTGGGAGAACACAGGTAAGAAAGGCTTGGAAGTACTATTTTTTATCTCCATCAATAAAAACCAGTATAAACTTTGAATTGGGTAAAT
- a CDS encoding DNA repair exonuclease produces MVKFLHTADWHLGIKYKQLGDNAQKARNIRVKTIENLMEKAIELNVDFILISGDLFDSNQVDRKLLSAVTQIFSKTAPTPIYLLPGNHDPLGKDSLYNDPVWEKLDNLTIFTQPEPYNHGNVTIYPCPVTQKKSKEDPTEWINAQENPNISIGLAHGNLQVGFIDDANFPIHPDRTTISGLDYLALGEWHSLFQQPDSKGVIRTVYPGTPETTKFGENASGQAVIVEIQSPDSPPQITPINVGTLSWLQKEKEINTLADAQYLVGELNDIPEPENNVILLKVKGVTNQETMNYVSQLADDYHNKFMHFQVVMDELYLKPNLLELKALIPEGAIVNQTFEALMAIMKTQPEIQEYSDITSERTREIFSQLQNQEVLEGLSPEIINRAFLLMYQMIREVS; encoded by the coding sequence ATGGTGAAATTCTTACACACAGCAGACTGGCATTTAGGAATAAAATACAAACAATTAGGAGACAATGCTCAAAAAGCAAGGAACATACGCGTAAAAACCATAGAAAACTTGATGGAAAAGGCCATAGAACTAAATGTTGATTTTATTTTAATCTCCGGTGACCTTTTTGACAGCAACCAAGTCGACCGCAAGCTCCTAAGTGCAGTTACCCAGATCTTCAGTAAAACCGCACCCACCCCTATCTACCTACTCCCTGGTAACCACGACCCTTTAGGTAAGGATTCATTATATAACGACCCAGTATGGGAGAAACTGGATAACCTCACTATATTCACCCAACCAGAACCATACAATCATGGCAATGTAACTATTTATCCCTGCCCAGTCACCCAGAAAAAATCCAAGGAAGACCCCACTGAATGGATCAATGCCCAAGAAAACCCTAACATTTCAATTGGTTTAGCCCATGGAAACCTTCAAGTAGGATTCATTGATGATGCCAACTTCCCCATCCACCCAGATCGAACAACAATATCTGGTTTAGACTACTTAGCATTAGGAGAATGGCACTCGTTATTCCAACAACCTGACAGTAAGGGAGTGATAAGAACTGTATACCCTGGAACTCCTGAAACCACTAAATTCGGTGAAAATGCCAGTGGTCAAGCAGTAATAGTTGAGATTCAATCACCTGATTCTCCCCCACAAATAACCCCAATAAATGTGGGCACCCTTTCCTGGCTCCAAAAGGAAAAGGAAATAAACACCCTTGCTGATGCCCAATACCTAGTAGGAGAACTTAACGATATCCCAGAACCTGAAAATAACGTTATTCTTCTTAAAGTGAAGGGTGTGACTAACCAGGAAACCATGAACTATGTTAGCCAATTAGCAGATGATTATCATAATAAATTCATGCATTTCCAAGTTGTCATGGATGAACTTTACCTTAAACCTAACCTTTTAGAATTAAAAGCCCTCATACCTGAGGGTGCAATTGTCAACCAAACATTCGAGGCTTTAATGGCTATTATGAAAACCCAACCTGAAATCCAGGAATACTCTGACATCACCTCAGAACGCACCAGGGAAATATTCAGCCAACTCCAGAACCAGGAAGTACTCGAGGGCCTATCCCCTGAGATCATAAACCGGGCATTTCTTTTAATGTACCAGATGATTAGGGAGGTATCATAA